From a region of the Burkholderia lata genome:
- a CDS encoding helix-turn-helix transcriptional regulator, translated as MIRDAIRPHSAPQRGTALAQRVGRLLLPLYRLPHAARVDEFDRRLLLLMNEHIDFDGAWFGHSSILPDGPLPHSACLHNLNPGFMHDWEQVKLRDPLARLAETSPEKIVVASTSTVPMDAAMQHFCKAQGIAQVLFAVCTDPERHRATHLSLYRRTRRRFEAADAHLLELAIEHMAAALEYNRLYWMHATDGAVGRAASALFDSHGVLQYADDTFFELAALEWPSWDRAGLPKAARARMFDDASSNPVFSGTHIRLQSERLGDYVLVRARSVGVGGVLSPRELAVARIFCDGCTYKGVAKRLGIAPATARHHLRRVYVKLRVTTKSELIRVLDDDGALA; from the coding sequence GTGATTCGCGACGCGATCCGCCCCCACTCAGCCCCGCAACGGGGTACCGCGCTTGCGCAGCGTGTCGGCCGTCTGCTGCTGCCGCTCTACCGGTTGCCGCATGCGGCGCGCGTCGACGAATTCGACCGGCGGCTCCTGCTGCTGATGAACGAGCACATCGACTTCGACGGCGCCTGGTTCGGTCATTCGAGCATCCTGCCCGACGGCCCGCTGCCGCACAGCGCGTGCCTGCACAACCTGAACCCCGGCTTCATGCACGACTGGGAACAGGTCAAGCTGCGCGATCCGCTGGCGCGTCTGGCCGAAACGTCGCCGGAGAAGATCGTCGTCGCATCGACGTCGACTGTCCCGATGGACGCCGCGATGCAGCATTTCTGCAAGGCCCAGGGCATCGCACAGGTGCTGTTCGCCGTCTGCACGGACCCCGAGCGTCACCGGGCCACGCACCTGTCGCTGTATCGCCGCACACGCCGCCGCTTCGAGGCTGCGGACGCCCATCTGCTCGAACTCGCGATCGAACATATGGCGGCGGCGCTCGAATACAACCGCCTGTACTGGATGCACGCGACCGACGGTGCGGTCGGCCGCGCCGCGTCGGCGCTGTTCGATTCGCACGGCGTGCTGCAGTATGCGGACGATACGTTTTTCGAACTCGCCGCGCTCGAATGGCCGTCGTGGGATCGCGCGGGTTTGCCGAAGGCGGCGCGGGCCCGCATGTTCGACGACGCGTCGTCGAACCCGGTGTTCAGCGGGACACACATCCGGCTGCAAAGCGAACGGCTCGGCGATTACGTGCTGGTGCGTGCGCGGTCGGTCGGCGTCGGCGGCGTGCTGAGCCCGCGCGAACTGGCGGTCGCGCGCATCTTCTGCGACGGCTGCACGTACAAGGGCGTCGCGAAACGGCTCGGCATCGCGCCCGCGACCGCACGGCATCATCTGCGCCGCGTGTACGTCAAGCTGCGCGTGACCACCAAAAGCGAACTGATCCGCGTGCTGGACGACGACGGCGCGCTTGCGTAG
- a CDS encoding VOC family protein: MAIHEVFPYLRAKRADDAIAFYAKAFGAQEKFRLVEPSGRIGHAELQLGPCTLMISDEFPEYDIFALAPDGNAPMSLHLHVDNADATIAAAIAAGAQLTRAIQDQFYGERSGKIRDPFGYDWLIGHTIEAIEPDEMQRRYTALLSGDPQKT, encoded by the coding sequence ATGGCGATTCACGAAGTCTTTCCCTATTTGCGCGCCAAGCGCGCGGACGACGCCATCGCGTTCTACGCGAAGGCATTCGGCGCGCAGGAGAAATTCCGTCTCGTCGAGCCGTCGGGACGCATCGGCCACGCGGAATTGCAGCTCGGGCCGTGCACGCTGATGATCTCGGACGAGTTCCCCGAATACGATATCTTCGCCCTCGCCCCGGATGGCAACGCACCGATGTCGCTTCACCTGCATGTTGACAACGCCGACGCGACGATCGCCGCCGCGATCGCGGCCGGCGCGCAGCTGACACGCGCGATCCAGGACCAGTTCTACGGCGAGCGTTCGGGCAAGATTCGCGACCCGTTCGGTTACGATTGGCTGATCGGGCATACGATCGAAGCAATCGAACCCGATGAAATGCAGCGGCGTTATACGGCGCTGCTGTCCGGCGACCCGCAGAAAACCTGA
- a CDS encoding amidase: MNIDEYVRYDATGLADEIRAGRVSADDVMLAAKAAAARVNPELNAIIETFDAPLEYAADGPFAGVPFLVKDLVLHADGIANDSGSRLLAGHDVSPADSELMARFRRAGFATFGRTTTPEFGFNATTESVLHGPTRNPWNPAYSAGGSSGGSAAAVAAGIVPAAHANDGGGSIRIPAAACGLVGLKPSRGRTPVGPDYNLPLFGLGIEFAVTRTVRDSAAILDAVEGPEPGAMFDIGRPPVRYADAIRTPARRLRVAVATRFPGTGVTHPDCVAAAEQVARTLEHLGHDVDAATPAYDAEALAAASCTAWTAFLASVALGAAEALGRPYDPRDVEACTHACIEHGRGLSGLDLQRMFMQFNGVSRAVGAFFVGYDLLVTPVMRMPTVELGYLDQNDATLDARGWCDKVFDYCPFTGLFNVTGTPAISLPAGWSGDRPVGVQLAGPMGSEAVLLQVAAALEQTVGWHTRRPRVHAAAG, translated from the coding sequence ATGAACATCGATGAATACGTGCGCTACGACGCCACCGGCCTGGCCGACGAGATTCGCGCCGGACGCGTCAGCGCCGACGACGTGATGCTTGCCGCGAAAGCGGCCGCCGCACGCGTCAATCCGGAACTGAACGCGATCATCGAAACCTTCGACGCACCGCTCGAGTACGCGGCGGACGGCCCGTTTGCCGGCGTGCCGTTCCTTGTCAAGGATCTCGTGCTGCATGCCGATGGCATCGCGAACGACAGCGGCTCGCGGCTGCTGGCCGGGCACGACGTGTCGCCCGCCGACAGCGAGCTGATGGCGCGTTTCAGGCGCGCGGGCTTCGCGACGTTCGGCCGGACGACGACGCCCGAATTCGGCTTCAACGCGACGACGGAGTCGGTCCTGCACGGACCGACCCGCAACCCGTGGAATCCCGCGTACAGCGCGGGCGGATCGAGCGGTGGTTCGGCGGCGGCGGTGGCGGCAGGCATCGTGCCGGCTGCCCATGCGAACGACGGCGGCGGTTCGATCCGGATTCCGGCGGCCGCCTGCGGGCTCGTCGGACTGAAACCGTCGCGCGGCCGCACGCCGGTCGGTCCGGACTACAACCTGCCGCTGTTCGGCCTCGGCATCGAGTTTGCCGTCACGCGCACGGTGCGCGACAGCGCGGCGATCCTCGATGCGGTCGAGGGGCCGGAGCCCGGCGCGATGTTCGACATCGGGCGTCCGCCCGTACGCTATGCCGATGCGATCCGCACGCCTGCACGGCGGCTGCGCGTGGCGGTCGCGACACGCTTTCCCGGAACCGGCGTCACGCATCCGGACTGCGTCGCCGCGGCAGAGCAGGTCGCCCGCACGCTCGAGCACCTTGGCCACGACGTCGACGCCGCGACGCCTGCGTACGACGCGGAAGCGCTCGCGGCCGCGAGCTGCACCGCGTGGACCGCATTCCTGGCCTCGGTCGCGTTGGGAGCGGCCGAGGCGCTCGGGCGCCCGTACGATCCGCGCGACGTGGAAGCGTGCACGCATGCATGCATCGAACACGGTCGCGGGCTGTCGGGGCTGGACCTGCAGCGGATGTTCATGCAGTTCAATGGCGTGTCGCGTGCGGTCGGTGCCTTTTTCGTCGGCTACGACCTGCTGGTTACACCGGTCATGCGGATGCCGACGGTCGAACTCGGCTACCTCGACCAGAACGACGCGACGCTCGATGCGCGCGGCTGGTGTGACAAGGTGTTCGACTATTGTCCGTTCACGGGGCTCTTCAACGTGACGGGCACGCCGGCGATCTCGCTGCCGGCCGGCTGGTCGGGCGATCGGCCGGTCGGCGTGCAGCTCGCCGGGCCGATGGGCAGCGAAGCGGTCTTGCTGCAGGTCGCGGCTGCGCTGGAGCAGACGGTCGGGTGGCATACGCGCCGGCCGCGTGTGCACGCGGCGGCGGGCTGA